A single region of the Arthrobacter sp. V1I7 genome encodes:
- a CDS encoding S8 family serine peptidase yields the protein MTRATARPRRTASALMALALAGGTLSATLAAAPAAHADSWRDKQYWLAESGITKAWEVSKGANVKIAVIDSGVDGTHPDLAGVLSGGADVSGAGSPDGRESIGAKPEHGTLVATMLAGRGHQPAGSTASASPSARPGPTVGPDGIVGVAPEAQLLSVSTWLGSANPGGKSDQDQIPEAVRWAVDNGARVINISLGSTSPEWPQSWDAAFLYAEQKDVVIVAAAGNRLGGNIQVGAPATIPGVLTVAGLDRKGRASVDSSSQGISIGVAAPAENLIGGLPSGGYAEWAGTSGATPIVAGVAALIRSEWPDMTASQVINRIVSTAKDTGAAGKDPIYGFGLLNAEAALKADVPETKTNPLGSISDWIRVHRRGNLVTTPATEAPAPSSAVPTLPEATVPVAERPSQLDSAVPAMVVLGFGALFVAIIVAAVSQLRRAGRPAATGGPAATGGPDGSGGRDASGGPGTRVLDPGDSGGKT from the coding sequence ATGACCAGAGCAACAGCCCGGCCCCGCCGGACCGCCTCCGCGTTGATGGCCTTGGCCCTGGCGGGCGGAACCCTTTCGGCAACGCTGGCGGCGGCTCCCGCCGCGCACGCGGATTCCTGGCGCGACAAGCAGTACTGGCTCGCCGAGTCGGGAATCACCAAGGCCTGGGAGGTCTCCAAGGGCGCAAACGTCAAGATCGCCGTGATCGATAGCGGCGTGGACGGCACCCACCCGGATCTGGCCGGAGTGCTGTCCGGGGGAGCGGATGTGTCCGGCGCCGGCAGCCCGGACGGGCGGGAGAGCATCGGCGCCAAGCCGGAACACGGCACCCTGGTGGCCACCATGCTCGCGGGCCGCGGACACCAGCCCGCGGGGTCCACCGCCAGCGCCAGCCCCAGCGCACGCCCGGGTCCCACGGTCGGACCGGACGGGATTGTCGGGGTTGCGCCCGAGGCCCAACTGCTGTCGGTCTCCACCTGGCTCGGTTCGGCCAACCCCGGCGGCAAGAGTGACCAGGACCAGATCCCCGAGGCTGTCCGCTGGGCCGTCGACAACGGCGCCCGGGTCATCAACATCTCGCTCGGCAGTACCTCCCCGGAGTGGCCGCAGAGCTGGGACGCGGCTTTCCTCTACGCCGAGCAGAAGGACGTTGTGATCGTGGCCGCAGCCGGCAACCGGCTGGGCGGAAACATCCAGGTCGGCGCCCCGGCCACCATTCCCGGAGTGTTGACCGTGGCCGGGCTGGACCGCAAGGGGAGGGCCAGCGTCGATTCCTCTTCCCAGGGCATCAGCATCGGCGTAGCGGCCCCTGCCGAGAACCTGATCGGCGGCCTGCCGTCCGGCGGCTACGCCGAGTGGGCGGGCACCTCCGGCGCCACCCCCATCGTCGCCGGCGTCGCGGCCCTGATCCGTTCCGAGTGGCCGGACATGACGGCCAGCCAGGTCATCAACAGGATCGTCAGCACCGCGAAGGACACCGGGGCGGCCGGGAAGGACCCGATTTACGGCTTCGGGCTGCTCAACGCCGAGGCGGCTCTCAAAGCCGACGTGCCGGAAACCAAAACGAATCCGCTGGGCTCCATCTCGGACTGGATCCGCGTTCACCGCCGCGGAAACCTGGTGACGACGCCGGCCACAGAGGCGCCCGCTCCATCCAGTGCGGTGCCGACGCTGCCGGAGGCCACAGTGCCGGTGGCGGAGCGGCCCTCGCAGCTCGACAGCGCCGTCCCGGCCATGGTCGTCCTCGGCTTCGGGGCGCTGTTCGTGGCCATCATCGTGGCTGCGGTTTCCCAGCTCCGCCGGGCCGGACGCCCGGCCGCGACAGGAGGTCCGGCCGCGACAGGAGGTCCGGACGGGTCCGGAGGTCGGGACGCGTCCGGAGGACCGGGGACCCGGGTGCTGGATCCGGGGGATTCCGGGGGTAAAACGTAG
- a CDS encoding Ppx/GppA phosphatase family protein, with product MTRVAAVDCGTNSIRLLIADVDYADVDIADDDAAGVDAAAAGAGGGPPRLTDVVREMRVVRLGQGVDATGEFAREALDRTFAATREYAGLIRRHGATKVRFVATSATRDARNREVFIDGIRELLGVEPEVISGDEEAALSFAGASSVLPSRGPDPVLVVDLGGGSTEFVLGNADGVIAAKSVDIGCVRMTERHLRNDPPTAEQIAAAEADIDAAISEAARTVPLDRSTVVVGVAGSVTTITAHALDLPEYSPAAIHGTELSLAAVRRACTGLLEMTRAERAALPYMHPGRVDVIGAGGLVWRRVLERLAEATEGRIPTAVSSEHDILDGIALSIS from the coding sequence GTGACGCGCGTCGCCGCCGTCGACTGCGGAACCAACTCCATCCGCCTCCTCATCGCGGATGTCGACTATGCGGACGTTGACATCGCGGACGACGACGCCGCCGGTGTTGACGCAGCCGCGGCCGGCGCCGGGGGCGGACCCCCCCGGCTCACCGACGTCGTGCGCGAAATGCGCGTCGTCCGCCTCGGCCAGGGCGTCGACGCCACCGGCGAATTCGCCCGGGAAGCCCTCGACCGCACCTTCGCCGCCACCCGGGAATACGCCGGACTGATCCGCCGCCACGGTGCTACAAAGGTCCGTTTCGTCGCGACCTCGGCCACCCGCGACGCGCGGAACCGGGAGGTCTTCATCGACGGGATCCGCGAACTCCTCGGCGTCGAACCCGAAGTGATCTCCGGCGACGAAGAAGCCGCCCTGTCCTTCGCCGGTGCCAGCAGCGTCCTGCCTTCGCGTGGCCCGGACCCTGTGCTCGTCGTGGATCTCGGCGGCGGCAGCACCGAGTTCGTGCTGGGGAACGCCGACGGCGTCATCGCGGCGAAGTCCGTCGACATCGGCTGCGTCCGGATGACCGAACGCCACCTCCGCAACGACCCGCCGACGGCGGAACAGATTGCCGCGGCGGAAGCCGACATCGACGCCGCCATCAGCGAGGCCGCACGGACCGTACCGCTGGACCGCAGCACCGTCGTCGTCGGGGTGGCGGGTTCCGTCACCACCATCACCGCCCACGCGCTGGACCTTCCGGAGTACTCCCCGGCGGCGATCCACGGAACCGAGCTCAGCCTGGCGGCCGTCCGCCGTGCCTGTACCGGCCTGCTGGAAATGACGCGGGCGGAGCGGGCCGCCCTGCCGTACATGCACCCCGGCCGGGTGGACGTGATCGGCGCCGGCGGACTCGTCTGGCGCCGCGTCCTGGAGCGCCTGGCGGAAGCCACCGAGGGGCGCATCCCCACGGCCGTCAGCAGCGAACACGATATTCTTGACGGCATTGCCCTCAGCATCAGCTAA
- a CDS encoding DUF501 domain-containing protein produces MAGNPAAATADAASTAAPPESRQPSGRDLETLSRQLGRPVRDVVEIPARCVCGNPLVAATSPRLSNGTPFPTTFYLTHPVITSAVSRLEAAGLMNEMNERLAADAALADGYRAAHEAYLASRAEIGVRSGIGAVPEINGISAGGMPTRVKCLHVLVGHSLAAGPGVNPLGDEAIAGIAEWWTRDRCYCDGAWDTGGEVPSQDLSRHGPQGLPEIVGRPAPVRRPAPTAPTENSITAENPGISAGSGTAGSPETGQ; encoded by the coding sequence ATGGCAGGGAATCCGGCAGCAGCGACGGCCGACGCCGCCAGCACGGCAGCGCCGCCAGAGTCCCGCCAGCCCTCAGGGCGCGACCTTGAGACCCTGAGCCGGCAGCTCGGCCGTCCGGTCCGGGACGTCGTGGAGATCCCGGCCCGCTGCGTCTGCGGCAACCCGCTCGTCGCGGCCACGTCGCCGCGGCTCAGCAACGGCACGCCGTTCCCCACCACCTTCTACCTGACGCACCCGGTCATCACCTCCGCCGTTTCGCGGCTGGAGGCTGCCGGGCTGATGAACGAGATGAACGAGCGGCTGGCTGCGGATGCGGCCCTGGCCGACGGCTACCGCGCCGCCCACGAGGCCTACCTGGCCTCCCGGGCCGAAATCGGCGTCCGGTCCGGCATCGGAGCCGTGCCCGAGATCAACGGTATTTCCGCCGGAGGGATGCCCACCCGGGTCAAATGCCTGCACGTCCTGGTGGGACACTCCCTCGCCGCGGGGCCCGGGGTGAATCCGCTCGGCGACGAGGCGATCGCCGGGATCGCAGAATGGTGGACCAGAGACCGCTGCTACTGCGACGGAGCGTGGGACACCGGCGGCGAGGTCCCCTCGCAGGACCTCAGCCGGCACGGACCGCAGGGCCTTCCGGAGATCGTGGGCCGGCCGGCCCCGGTCCGCCGCCCGGCACCCACGGCCCCCACCGAAAACTCGATAACCGCCGAAAACCCCGGAATCAGTGCAGGCTCAGGCACCGCCGGCTCGCCGGAGACCGGCCAGTGA
- a CDS encoding septum formation initiator family protein — translation MATRRPKVPRATPAAPKSQDKGDGGDVIQADFGGRTAPGYAAAPASGSRHDSPQQDAGRAAPGKAAADRQLSSARTSTATSSDTKATGTKATGTKATGTKTNGTKASGAGKPPAEPDEAPIPAKAFSGRMLALSVVMIAITIMLAPTVKIFFEKRAEIAALQADISAKQSERNDLRRQVSRWQDPNYVKQQARDRINMVMPGETGYWVFGSDLPAGESGSAAGAATFQDPAKLPWVDTLWDSIRRSATD, via the coding sequence ATGGCCACCCGCCGCCCCAAGGTTCCCCGGGCCACGCCCGCGGCCCCGAAGTCCCAGGACAAGGGCGACGGCGGCGACGTCATCCAGGCGGACTTTGGCGGCCGGACGGCGCCGGGCTACGCAGCCGCCCCTGCGTCCGGCTCCCGCCACGACAGCCCGCAGCAGGACGCCGGCAGGGCCGCTCCCGGCAAAGCCGCAGCGGACCGGCAGCTTTCCTCGGCCCGGACCAGCACCGCCACAAGCAGTGACACAAAGGCCACCGGGACAAAGGCCACCGGGACCAAGGCCACCGGGACCAAGACAAACGGGACCAAGGCCAGCGGCGCCGGGAAGCCCCCCGCCGAACCGGACGAGGCCCCGATCCCGGCCAAAGCGTTCTCCGGACGCATGCTGGCATTGTCTGTGGTCATGATTGCGATCACCATCATGCTGGCGCCAACCGTCAAGATCTTCTTCGAGAAACGCGCCGAAATCGCCGCCCTGCAGGCCGATATCTCCGCGAAGCAGTCCGAACGGAACGACCTCAGGCGCCAGGTCTCCCGCTGGCAGGATCCCAACTACGTTAAGCAGCAGGCCCGCGACCGGATTAACATGGTTATGCCCGGAGAAACGGGCTACTGGGTCTTTGGCAGTGATCTTCCTGCCGGCGAGTCCGGTAGCGCGGCCGGAGCAGCAACATTCCAAGACCCTGCCAAGCTGCCATGGGTGGACACCCTCTGGGACTCCATCCGGCGTTCGGCAACTGACTAA
- the eno gene encoding phosphopyruvate hydratase — protein sequence MALIDAIHAREILDSRGNPTVEVEVLLSDGQIGRAAVPSGASTGEHEAVELRDGDKGRYLGKGVQKAVDAVIDQIAPALIGFDATDQRSIDQSMIDLDGTANKSKLGANAILGVSLAVANAAAASADLPLYKYLGGPNAHVLPVPLMNILNGGSHADSDVDIQEFMVVPLGAETFSEGLRWGVEVYHALKAVLQEKGLSTGLGDEGGFAPNLPSNRAALDLIQEAIKNAGYTPGKDIALALDVASSEFFTDGAYQFEGKALSSAEMSAYYAELVADYPLVSIEDPLDENDWDGWKALTDAVGDKVQIVGDDLFVTNPERLQTGIDSRTANSLLVKVNQIGSLTETLDAVSLAQRAGYTTITSHRSGETEDTTIADISVATNAGQIKTGAPARSERVAKYNQLLRIEEELDDAARYAGRSAFPRFKG from the coding sequence ATGGCGCTTATCGATGCCATCCACGCCCGCGAGATCCTCGATTCCCGTGGCAACCCGACCGTAGAAGTTGAAGTTCTGCTGTCCGACGGCCAGATCGGCCGCGCAGCAGTCCCCTCCGGAGCCTCCACCGGCGAGCACGAGGCCGTTGAGCTCCGCGACGGTGACAAGGGCCGTTACCTCGGCAAGGGCGTCCAGAAGGCTGTCGACGCCGTTATCGACCAGATCGCCCCGGCCCTGATCGGCTTCGACGCCACCGACCAGCGCAGCATCGACCAGTCCATGATTGACCTGGACGGCACCGCCAACAAGAGCAAGCTCGGCGCCAACGCCATCCTGGGCGTCTCCCTGGCCGTCGCCAACGCCGCGGCCGCGTCCGCGGACCTGCCTCTCTACAAGTACCTGGGCGGCCCGAACGCCCACGTCCTGCCGGTTCCGTTGATGAACATCCTCAACGGCGGCTCGCACGCCGATTCCGACGTCGACATCCAGGAATTCATGGTTGTCCCGCTCGGCGCCGAGACCTTTTCCGAAGGCCTTCGCTGGGGCGTCGAGGTCTACCACGCCCTCAAGGCCGTGCTGCAGGAAAAGGGCCTCTCCACCGGCCTCGGCGACGAGGGTGGCTTCGCGCCGAACCTGCCGTCCAACCGTGCTGCCCTGGACCTGATCCAGGAAGCCATCAAGAACGCCGGCTACACCCCGGGCAAGGACATCGCCCTGGCCCTCGACGTAGCCTCCTCGGAGTTCTTCACCGACGGTGCTTACCAGTTCGAGGGCAAGGCCCTCAGCTCTGCAGAGATGAGCGCCTACTACGCGGAACTCGTCGCCGACTACCCGCTGGTCTCGATTGAAGACCCGCTGGATGAGAACGACTGGGACGGCTGGAAGGCCCTCACCGACGCCGTCGGCGACAAGGTCCAGATCGTCGGTGACGACCTCTTCGTGACCAACCCCGAGCGCCTGCAGACCGGCATCGACTCGCGCACCGCCAACTCGCTGCTGGTCAAGGTCAACCAGATCGGTTCACTGACCGAGACTCTCGACGCCGTGTCCCTCGCCCAGCGCGCGGGTTACACGACCATCACCTCGCACCGCTCCGGCGAAACCGAGGACACCACCATTGCTGACATCTCCGTTGCCACCAACGCGGGCCAGATCAAGACCGGTGCCCCGGCCCGCTCCGAGCGCGTTGCCAAGTACAACCAGCTGCTGCGCATCGAAGAAGAACTGGACGACGCCGCACGCTACGCCGGCCGCAGCGCCTTCCCGCGTTTCAAGGGCTAG
- a CDS encoding MazG nucleotide pyrophosphohydrolase domain-containing protein, with translation MGALTHESLVEYLLEEAHEVAETIEAGGGDTELQAELGDVLLQVVLHARLAQERGAFDLDDVARGLTAKMIRRNPHVFHPDGTLQDTFPATVEEIVREWDAVKRSEKLLHTEKSHPGNALDGVPAALPALARAQKLLDRAERAGLTPAGTESAVSPSAVDVPNTEEELGELLFGIAAAARANGLDAERALRGAARRFQDSHALPPSP, from the coding sequence ATGGGCGCCCTCACGCATGAATCCCTCGTGGAGTACCTCCTTGAGGAGGCCCACGAGGTCGCCGAGACCATCGAGGCCGGCGGCGGGGATACCGAATTGCAGGCCGAGCTGGGTGACGTCCTGCTTCAGGTTGTCCTGCACGCCCGGCTCGCGCAGGAGCGCGGCGCCTTCGATCTCGACGACGTCGCCCGTGGCCTCACCGCAAAGATGATCCGGCGCAACCCGCACGTGTTCCATCCCGACGGCACCCTGCAGGACACCTTCCCGGCGACGGTGGAGGAAATCGTCCGAGAGTGGGACGCCGTCAAGCGTTCCGAAAAGCTGCTGCACACGGAGAAATCCCATCCCGGGAACGCCCTTGACGGCGTACCCGCGGCGCTCCCGGCCCTGGCCCGGGCCCAGAAGCTCCTGGACCGCGCCGAGCGGGCCGGCCTCACGCCGGCCGGAACCGAAAGCGCCGTCAGCCCAAGCGCCGTCGATGTCCCCAACACCGAAGAGGAACTCGGGGAGCTGCTTTTCGGCATCGCCGCGGCCGCCCGGGCCAATGGGCTCGACGCCGAACGCGCCCTCCGCGGCGCCGCCCGCCGTTTCCAGGACAGCCACGCTCTCCCGCCGTCGCCATGA
- a CDS encoding adenosine deaminase, which produces MTETIPDAAPDLDFDLKGLPKVSLHDHLDGGLRPATIIELAEAVGHALPSTDAVALGEWFRESADSGSLVRYLETFDHTIAVMQTKDGLFRVAKEFVEDLADDGVVYGEVRWAPEQHLQKGLSLDEVVEAVQAGFDAGVDAVAETGRDIQVGQLITAMRHADRGQEIAELAVRHRNNGAVGFDIAGAEDGFPASRFKDAFTYLAEHNFPATVHAGEAAGLESIQSALVDGRALRLGHGIRIAEDVTVEFEEDDDADEDESDNIGLVTLGELASWVRDRGIALEICPSSNLQTGAIAGFGEGIESHPLDMLYQLGFNVTINTDNRLMSGVTLTDEFELLVETFDYDLDDLLELTLNAAEAAFLPLEEKEALVEYINEAYGDLG; this is translated from the coding sequence GTGACTGAGACTATTCCTGACGCTGCCCCTGACCTCGACTTCGACCTGAAGGGCCTTCCCAAGGTTTCCCTTCACGACCACCTGGATGGCGGGCTGCGTCCGGCCACCATCATCGAACTGGCCGAGGCCGTCGGGCACGCGCTGCCCTCGACCGACGCAGTCGCGCTGGGGGAGTGGTTCCGCGAATCCGCCGACTCAGGCTCCCTGGTCCGCTACCTTGAAACGTTCGACCACACCATCGCCGTCATGCAGACCAAGGACGGCCTCTTCCGGGTCGCCAAGGAGTTCGTCGAGGACCTGGCGGACGACGGCGTCGTCTACGGCGAAGTCCGCTGGGCACCCGAGCAGCACCTGCAGAAGGGCCTGAGCCTGGACGAAGTGGTGGAGGCCGTGCAGGCCGGCTTCGATGCGGGTGTGGACGCCGTCGCGGAGACCGGCCGCGATATCCAGGTCGGCCAGCTCATCACCGCCATGCGCCACGCGGACCGCGGCCAGGAGATTGCCGAACTCGCCGTCCGCCACCGCAACAATGGCGCCGTCGGCTTTGACATCGCCGGCGCCGAAGACGGTTTCCCGGCCTCCCGGTTCAAGGACGCCTTCACCTATCTGGCAGAGCACAACTTCCCGGCCACCGTGCACGCCGGCGAGGCCGCCGGACTGGAAAGCATCCAGTCCGCGCTCGTGGACGGCCGGGCGCTGCGCCTGGGCCACGGCATCCGGATCGCCGAGGACGTCACCGTCGAGTTCGAGGAAGACGACGACGCCGACGAGGACGAAAGCGACAACATCGGCCTCGTGACCCTCGGCGAGCTCGCCAGTTGGGTCCGCGACCGCGGCATCGCCCTGGAGATCTGCCCGTCCTCCAATCTGCAGACCGGCGCCATTGCCGGCTTCGGCGAGGGAATCGAAAGCCACCCGCTGGACATGCTCTACCAGCTCGGCTTCAACGTCACCATCAACACGGACAACCGGCTGATGAGCGGCGTGACCCTGACCGACGAGTTCGAACTGCTCGTGGAGACCTTCGACTACGACCTCGATGACCTGTTGGAGCTGACCCTCAACGCAGCCGAGGCGGCCTTCCTTCCGCTGGAGGAGAAGGAAGCCCTCGTCGAGTACATCAACGAGGCCTACGGGGACCTTGGCTAG
- a CDS encoding DedA family protein, translating into MEFINEAVLHAAGQWWIYPLLLVFFFVDGFAMVVPSETLIVALAAFSRNSGEPNLWILGLTALVGAIAGDNMAYLLGRKIGLDRFRWMRRPKVQKAFGWARYELEKRGAVLIFTARYIPWGRVAVNYVAGTTGFPHRRFFLLDAFACLTWVAYSIGIGILASSFEWLHSSPLLGAGIAVVFAIVLGVLIDHVLRWWHKRLGRHDAEVVDEWLDGGPTHEPAAAAVPAPMIASGDAGVGRK; encoded by the coding sequence GTGGAGTTCATTAATGAGGCCGTGCTCCATGCAGCTGGCCAGTGGTGGATATACCCCCTCCTCCTGGTCTTCTTCTTTGTGGACGGCTTCGCGATGGTGGTCCCGAGTGAGACCCTGATTGTTGCCCTCGCGGCGTTCTCCCGCAACAGCGGCGAGCCCAACCTCTGGATCCTGGGCCTGACCGCCCTTGTCGGTGCCATCGCGGGCGACAACATGGCCTACCTCCTGGGCCGGAAGATCGGCCTGGATCGGTTCCGCTGGATGCGCAGACCGAAGGTCCAGAAGGCGTTCGGCTGGGCGCGCTATGAGCTGGAGAAGCGCGGCGCCGTCCTGATCTTCACCGCCCGTTACATCCCGTGGGGACGTGTCGCGGTGAATTATGTTGCCGGCACCACGGGCTTCCCGCACCGGAGATTCTTCCTCCTCGACGCGTTCGCCTGCCTTACGTGGGTGGCCTACTCCATCGGCATCGGCATCCTGGCCAGCTCCTTCGAGTGGCTGCACAGCAGCCCACTGCTGGGCGCCGGCATTGCGGTGGTATTCGCGATCGTGCTGGGTGTGCTGATCGATCATGTCCTCCGCTGGTGGCACAAGCGACTCGGGCGCCACGACGCCGAGGTCGTGGACGAGTGGCTCGACGGCGGCCCCACGCACGAGCCGGCCGCCGCTGCCGTCCCTGCACCGATGATCGCGTCCGGGGATGCCGGGGTCGGCAGAAAGTAG
- a CDS encoding DedA family protein: MQAINEFILAAAGQPWVLFLVFACCVIDGFFPPIPSESVVVGLAAVAATADVPNPLSLAAVAAAGAFLGDNTAYLIGRRTGTHRWAWMRGPRMQKAFSWAGKELRKRPASLILVARFVPIGRVAVNLAAGVSRYPRRRFLALTVLSALLWAGYSVAIGLFFGQWFEDNHLLGATVAIVCAIVLGIVVDFGISRIHGKVPADADPTLPPAEGIGRQ; the protein is encoded by the coding sequence GTGCAGGCAATCAACGAATTCATTCTGGCAGCCGCAGGTCAACCCTGGGTCCTCTTCCTCGTGTTCGCGTGCTGCGTGATTGACGGCTTTTTCCCGCCGATTCCGAGTGAATCTGTGGTGGTCGGGCTAGCCGCCGTCGCCGCCACGGCAGACGTACCCAATCCGCTGTCCCTGGCCGCCGTCGCCGCGGCCGGCGCCTTCCTGGGCGACAACACCGCCTACCTCATCGGCCGCCGCACGGGCACGCACCGCTGGGCGTGGATGCGGGGTCCCCGCATGCAGAAAGCCTTTTCCTGGGCCGGTAAGGAACTGCGCAAGCGCCCGGCGTCACTGATTCTGGTGGCGCGTTTCGTCCCCATCGGCCGGGTGGCCGTGAACCTGGCCGCCGGCGTCTCGCGCTATCCAAGGCGCCGGTTCCTGGCGTTGACAGTGCTTTCCGCGCTGCTATGGGCCGGGTATTCCGTCGCGATCGGACTGTTCTTCGGGCAGTGGTTCGAAGACAACCACCTGCTCGGTGCGACCGTCGCAATCGTCTGCGCGATCGTGCTCGGCATCGTTGTGGATTTCGGCATCAGCAGGATCCACGGAAAGGTCCCGGCTGACGCCGACCCGACGCTGCCTCCCGCGGAGGGGATAGGCCGGCAGTGA
- a CDS encoding thymidine phosphorylase, giving the protein MTQTNSSSEAFDAVDIIRIKRDKGVLSPAQIDWTIDAYTRGAIADEQMAALNMAILLNGMDRAEISRWTAAMIASGERMDFSSLRRSDGGVKPTSDKHSTGGVGDKTTLPLAPLVAVFGVAVPQLSGRGLGHTGGTLDKLEAIPGWRAALSNEEMLAQLQDVGAVICAAGAGLAPADKKLYALRDVTGTVEAIPLIASSIMSKKIAEGTGSLVLDVKVGSGAFMKDEARARELAETMVALGKDAGVNTVALLTNMDTPLGLTAGNAIEVEESVEVLAGGGPEDVVELTVRLAEEMLACAGVRDADPRAALKDGRAMDIWNRMIEAQGGDPRAKLPVAKEAEVIYAPADGVLVELDALAVGVAAWRLGAGRVRKEDQVQAGAGVRLHAKPGALVKAGEPLMTLLTDTPEKFERAREALEHAVVIAPEGSRPAQQLIIDRIA; this is encoded by the coding sequence GTGACCCAGACCAACAGCAGCTCCGAAGCGTTCGACGCCGTCGACATCATCCGTATCAAGCGGGACAAGGGCGTGCTCAGCCCCGCGCAGATCGACTGGACCATCGACGCCTACACCCGCGGCGCGATCGCCGACGAGCAGATGGCGGCCCTCAACATGGCCATCCTGCTCAACGGCATGGACCGGGCCGAGATCTCCCGCTGGACCGCGGCGATGATCGCCTCCGGCGAGCGGATGGACTTCTCCAGCCTGCGCCGGTCCGACGGCGGCGTGAAGCCCACGTCCGACAAGCACTCCACCGGCGGCGTGGGGGACAAGACCACCCTGCCGCTGGCACCCCTCGTCGCGGTCTTCGGCGTGGCCGTGCCGCAGCTGTCCGGCCGCGGCCTGGGCCACACCGGCGGGACCCTGGACAAGCTCGAAGCGATCCCGGGCTGGCGCGCGGCGCTGAGCAACGAGGAGATGCTGGCCCAGCTCCAGGACGTGGGGGCCGTGATCTGTGCCGCGGGCGCGGGCCTGGCTCCGGCCGACAAGAAGCTCTACGCCCTGCGGGACGTCACCGGAACGGTCGAAGCCATCCCGCTGATCGCGTCCTCCATCATGAGCAAGAAGATCGCCGAAGGCACCGGCTCCCTCGTGCTCGACGTCAAGGTGGGCAGCGGCGCCTTCATGAAGGACGAGGCCCGCGCCCGCGAACTGGCCGAGACCATGGTGGCCCTCGGCAAGGACGCCGGCGTCAACACCGTGGCCCTGCTGACGAACATGGACACGCCGCTGGGCCTGACAGCGGGCAACGCGATCGAGGTGGAGGAATCCGTGGAGGTTCTCGCCGGCGGGGGCCCGGAAGACGTCGTCGAGCTGACCGTCCGGCTGGCGGAGGAGATGCTGGCGTGCGCCGGAGTCCGCGACGCCGATCCGCGCGCGGCCCTCAAGGATGGCCGGGCCATGGATATCTGGAACCGCATGATCGAGGCGCAGGGCGGGGACCCGCGCGCGAAGCTGCCGGTCGCGAAGGAGGCCGAGGTCATCTACGCGCCCGCGGACGGCGTGCTGGTGGAACTCGACGCCCTGGCCGTCGGGGTCGCCGCCTGGCGCCTGGGCGCAGGCCGCGTGCGGAAGGAAGACCAGGTCCAGGCCGGGGCGGGCGTGCGCCTGCATGCCAAGCCCGGCGCCTTGGTCAAGGCCGGGGAGCCGCTGATGACCCTGCTGACCGACACGCCGGAGAAGTTCGAGCGGGCCAGAGAAGCGCTGGAGCACGCCGTGGTGATCGCCCCGGAGGGCTCCCGCCCGGCCCAGCAGCTGATCATCGACCGCATCGCCTGA
- a CDS encoding cytidine deaminase: MGSNDVDWAALEAAAVAAMSNAYAPYSKFAVGAAALTADGRIVSGCNVENASYGLTLCAECALVGNLHMTGGGLLRAFYCVDGEGNVLMPCGRCRQLLYEFRAPDMELMTTQGIRTMDQVLPDAFGPQHLEEPR; this comes from the coding sequence GTGGGAAGCAACGACGTCGACTGGGCCGCCCTCGAGGCCGCCGCGGTCGCCGCGATGAGCAATGCGTATGCGCCCTATTCGAAGTTCGCGGTGGGGGCAGCAGCCCTCACCGCGGACGGCCGGATCGTCAGCGGCTGCAATGTCGAGAACGCCAGCTACGGACTGACCCTGTGCGCCGAGTGCGCGCTCGTCGGCAATCTGCACATGACCGGCGGCGGGCTGCTGCGCGCCTTCTACTGTGTCGACGGCGAGGGGAACGTCCTGATGCCGTGCGGACGCTGCCGGCAGCTGCTCTACGAATTCCGGGCTCCGGACATGGAGCTCATGACCACGCAGGGAATCAGGACCATGGACCAGGTCCTTCCCGATGCCTTTGGCCCCCAACACCTGGAGGAACCCCGGTGA